A region from the Mesorhizobium sp. J8 genome encodes:
- a CDS encoding glycosyltransferase family 2 protein, which produces MNGYGVVIPAYNASATIAETLRSVAAQTMRPELVVVVDDGSTDDLAAAVHGIDLPLRLLRQDNAGPGSATTRGIAALPTPYIATLDADDLWLPGKIAAQLAHLDRLPGTSGVFTHIRSFRDGEPDAMAPTATPGWSRSTMLIRREAAESIGPMVDPPGGRGEMIDWIARAREAGFVLDMMPDTLALRRIRPGSLSYGRDATRDRGYLEVARLAMLRRAQKKAGSS; this is translated from the coding sequence ATGAACGGATACGGCGTCGTCATCCCTGCTTACAACGCCAGCGCAACGATCGCGGAGACGCTGCGGTCGGTCGCCGCGCAGACGATGCGGCCCGAGCTGGTCGTGGTGGTCGATGACGGTTCGACCGACGATCTCGCCGCCGCGGTTCACGGCATCGACCTGCCGCTCAGGCTTCTGCGTCAGGACAATGCCGGTCCGGGCAGCGCGACCACGCGCGGCATCGCCGCACTGCCGACGCCCTACATCGCTACGCTCGACGCCGACGACCTCTGGCTGCCCGGAAAGATCGCAGCGCAGCTTGCCCATCTGGACCGGCTTCCCGGGACATCCGGGGTCTTCACCCATATACGCAGTTTCCGCGACGGCGAGCCCGATGCGATGGCTCCGACCGCAACGCCCGGCTGGTCGCGCTCGACAATGCTGATACGCCGCGAGGCCGCGGAGAGTATCGGCCCGATGGTCGACCCGCCGGGCGGCCGCGGCGAGATGATCGACTGGATCGCCCGGGCCCGCGAAGCCGGCTTTGTCCTCGACATGATGCCTGACACTCTGGCGCTGCGGCGCATCAGGCCGGGCAGCCTGTCCTACGGGCGCGACGCGACGCGCGACCGCGGCTACCTGGAAGTGGCGCGGCTGGCCATGCTGCGGCGGGCGCAAAAGAAGGCCGGCTCCAGCTAA
- a CDS encoding nucleotidyltransferase family protein yields MAKVRRIGRRFPDYGWSWPTGSLDQLLKAALLPNDEAARLCAMGWLDQNDIDHVSFREHRLLAAISDRFGRKLAGHAAYPRLVGLQKMLWTKSRMAMREAEPALKAMVDAGCTVMLIKGASRIALDAAAQRGRVAHDIDILVRPGDMQPAFDVLRDRGWQIATGVSPQYLRTRLASLRSMNFFKGTYGDIDLHQLAYDGSQQNAEDDLAIWQRAIAAQFSGVGVVVPSPADRIALAIAHGGLDAHTHSDWLVDCTVAIEGGDVDWTIFLDIVARRGLAVAAAVALSYLALEIGIAVPETVLTQVVKMADRRGPARLSSVLQAKPRTDFGALTWLSRGFAKQLRLQRKKGRLKQTEPDIVWRGKSMAAKAAGGPATFVLSQPLSEPQGDSGEMMLDLVVRIVVPPVRRRIEMEINAGDRHVARLRSMTISRSGGERMLRFRGKVKLDQTGRTLVLEARPSRQFRVWDNAQAVATYGALPFQLVSAKFSPTG; encoded by the coding sequence ATGGCCAAGGTCCGTCGCATCGGCAGGCGTTTTCCCGACTATGGCTGGTCCTGGCCGACCGGGTCGCTCGACCAATTGCTCAAGGCAGCGCTCCTGCCTAACGACGAAGCTGCGCGCTTGTGCGCCATGGGCTGGCTGGACCAGAACGACATCGATCACGTCTCCTTCCGCGAACACCGGCTGCTTGCGGCGATTTCCGACAGGTTCGGACGCAAGCTTGCCGGCCACGCCGCCTATCCGCGCCTCGTCGGCCTGCAGAAGATGCTGTGGACCAAGTCGCGCATGGCCATGCGCGAGGCCGAGCCGGCCTTGAAGGCGATGGTCGATGCCGGCTGCACGGTGATGCTGATCAAAGGCGCCAGCCGCATCGCTCTCGACGCCGCCGCGCAGCGCGGGCGGGTGGCGCATGACATCGACATACTGGTGCGGCCGGGCGATATGCAGCCGGCCTTCGATGTGCTGCGCGACCGAGGATGGCAGATCGCCACCGGCGTTTCCCCGCAATATCTGCGCACAAGGTTGGCGTCGCTGCGCTCGATGAATTTCTTCAAGGGCACTTATGGCGACATCGACCTGCATCAGCTTGCCTATGACGGCTCGCAGCAGAATGCCGAGGACGACCTGGCGATCTGGCAACGAGCGATCGCCGCCCAGTTCAGCGGTGTCGGCGTGGTCGTGCCCTCGCCGGCCGACCGCATCGCGCTCGCGATCGCGCATGGCGGCCTCGACGCACACACGCATAGCGACTGGCTGGTCGACTGCACCGTCGCCATCGAAGGCGGCGATGTCGACTGGACCATATTCCTCGATATCGTCGCCAGGCGAGGCCTCGCCGTCGCCGCGGCGGTCGCGCTTTCCTACCTCGCGCTGGAGATCGGCATCGCGGTGCCGGAAACCGTCCTGACGCAGGTGGTGAAGATGGCCGACCGGCGCGGCCCGGCGCGGCTGTCGTCCGTCCTGCAGGCCAAACCGCGCACCGATTTCGGTGCGCTGACCTGGCTGTCGCGCGGCTTTGCCAAGCAGTTGCGCCTGCAGCGCAAGAAGGGCCGGCTGAAGCAGACAGAGCCGGACATCGTGTGGCGCGGCAAGTCCATGGCGGCTAAGGCGGCCGGTGGGCCCGCCACCTTCGTGCTGTCGCAGCCCTTGAGCGAACCACAAGGCGATAGCGGCGAGATGATGCTCGACCTCGTCGTGCGCATCGTCGTTCCGCCGGTGAGGCGACGCATCGAGATGGAGATCAATGCGGGCGACCGGCACGTGGCGCGGCTGCGCTCGATGACGATCAGCCGCTCGGGCGGCGAGCGGATGCTGCGCTTTCGCGGCAAGGTGAAGCTCGACCAGACGGGAAGGACCCTGGTGCTGGAGGCGCGGCCGTCACGACAGTTTCGCGTCTGGGATAACGCACAGGCCGTCGCCACCTATGGGGCGCTGCCTTTCCAGCTCGTTTCGGCAAAATTCTCTCCGACTGGGTAG
- a CDS encoding glycosyltransferase family 2 protein has translation MKLSVIMPVHNRERFVVPALRSLLRQRDAADLDIIVIDDGSTDGSAEVVRSMADENPCIRLFQHAHMGVAAARNAGLRQLPADAGFVSFLDSDDISLANRFKADLAHFETHPELDLTYSLMCLVDRIDDETLEPAADSRMMTLRGLSLSTALFRRALVDRIGWFDEEFELSEDTDYLLRVFETGPRYELLDSVAIYYRRHAGNVTRRNDGRLRDYLRAIHKSMRRRRANPSLREAPGFFEYKSPPDWQVM, from the coding sequence ATGAAGCTGAGCGTGATCATGCCGGTCCATAACCGCGAGCGCTTCGTCGTCCCGGCCCTGCGCTCGCTGCTGCGGCAGCGCGATGCCGCCGACCTCGACATCATCGTCATCGACGACGGCTCGACGGATGGATCGGCCGAGGTGGTTCGCTCCATGGCTGACGAGAACCCTTGCATCCGCCTGTTCCAGCACGCTCATATGGGCGTTGCGGCTGCCCGTAATGCCGGGCTGCGGCAATTGCCAGCGGATGCCGGCTTCGTGTCCTTCCTCGATTCCGACGACATTTCGCTTGCCAACCGGTTCAAGGCCGATCTCGCCCACTTCGAAACGCATCCCGAACTCGATCTGACTTACTCGCTGATGTGCCTGGTCGACCGTATCGACGACGAGACGTTGGAGCCGGCCGCGGACAGCCGTATGATGACGCTTCGCGGGCTCTCCCTGAGCACCGCCCTGTTCCGCCGGGCGCTCGTCGACCGCATCGGCTGGTTCGACGAGGAGTTCGAATTGTCCGAGGACACGGACTATCTGCTGCGCGTCTTCGAAACGGGTCCCCGTTACGAACTCCTGGACAGCGTCGCCATCTACTACCGGCGCCATGCGGGGAACGTCACCCGGCGGAATGACGGCAGGTTGCGCGACTATCTGCGGGCGATCCACAAATCGATGCGACGGCGCAGGGCGAACCCTTCGCTGCGCGAGGCTCCGGGCTTTTTCGAATACAAGAGCCCACCGGACTGGCAGGTCATGTGA
- a CDS encoding glycosyltransferase family 2 protein has protein sequence MKLSVIMPVHNRETYVRAALRSLLRQRAAADLDIIVIDDGSTDGSAQAVRAMMAEAPCIRLFQQENMGVTRARNSGLRRLEPETELVSFLDSDDISPAGRFAADLDFFRRDPSLDLTYSRMMLVDRIDDETLEPTPDSNSITVRGIHLSAAIFSRRLVDRLGGFDEDFVQAEDTDFLLRGFELGPRYVLPDTLALYYRRHAGNMTRQEDVQSREFMRAIYKSMKRRRANPSLRPIEGIFELKKLADWRFM, from the coding sequence ATGAAGCTCTCCGTGATCATGCCGGTCCACAATCGCGAGACCTATGTCCGCGCAGCGCTTCGTTCGCTGCTGAGGCAGCGCGCCGCGGCCGATCTCGACATCATCGTGATCGATGACGGCTCAACCGACGGTTCGGCTCAAGCCGTGCGCGCGATGATGGCCGAAGCACCGTGCATCCGGCTGTTCCAGCAGGAGAACATGGGCGTGACCCGGGCACGCAACAGCGGGCTCAGACGGCTCGAGCCGGAGACCGAACTGGTATCCTTTCTCGATTCCGACGACATCTCGCCAGCCGGGCGCTTCGCGGCGGATCTCGACTTTTTCAGGCGCGATCCCTCGCTCGATCTCACCTATTCCAGGATGATGCTGGTCGACAGGATCGACGATGAAACGCTGGAACCAACCCCGGACAGCAACAGCATCACCGTTCGCGGCATCCATCTGTCGGCCGCGATCTTCTCGCGCCGTCTGGTCGACCGGCTCGGCGGTTTCGACGAGGACTTCGTCCAGGCGGAGGATACGGACTTCCTGCTGCGCGGTTTCGAACTTGGCCCCCGCTACGTGCTCCCGGACACGTTGGCGCTTTACTACCGGCGGCACGCCGGCAACATGACAAGGCAGGAAGACGTGCAGTCGCGCGAATTCATGCGCGCGATCTACAAATCGATGAAGCGCCGCAGGGCCAATCCGTCGCTCAGGCCGATCGAGGGCATATTCGAACTGAAGAAACTCGCGGACTGGCGGTTCATGTGA